A genomic segment from Salmo trutta chromosome 38, fSalTru1.1, whole genome shotgun sequence encodes:
- the LOC115178454 gene encoding cytoglobin-2 produces the protein MESPRDVGGETMEHGERPERAEPLTDAEREIIQNTWVHVYENCEDVGVSVLIRFFVNFPSAKQYFSQFQDMDDPEEMERSVQLRHHARQVMGAINKVVENLHDPEKMSSVLALVGKAHAVKHKVEPMYFKILCGVMLEVFSEDFPEFFTAEVQMVWTKLMGAVYWHVTGAYTEVGWVQLSSSAV, from the exons ATGGAGTCGCCGAGAGACGTAGGAGGAGAGACGATGGAGCATGGGGAGCGGCCTGAGCGGGCCGAGCCGCTGACTGATGCCGAGCGGGAGATCATCCAGAACACCTGGGTACACGTCTACGAGAACTGCGAGGACGTGGGCGTGTCGGTCCTCATAAG GTTCTTTGTGAACTTCCCATCGGCCAAGCAGTACTTCAGCCAGTTTCAGGACATGGATGACCCAGAGGAGATGGAGCGCAGTGTCCAGCTGAGGCACCACGCCCGCCAGGTGATGGGCGCCATCAACAAGGTGGTGGAGAACCTCCACGACCCAGAgaaaatgtcctctgttctggcTCTGGTGGGCAAGGCGCATGCTGTCAAACACAAGGTGGAGCCTATGTACTTTAAG aTCCTGTGTGGTGTAATGCTGGAGGTGTTCTCGGAGGACTTCCCAGAATTCTTCACGGCAGAAGTGCAAATGGTGTGGACCAAACTGATGGGGGCGGTGTACTGGCATGTGACGGGAGCCTACACAGAGGTTGGCTGGGTGCAGCTCTCCAGCTCGGCAGTGTGA